A window from Exiguobacterium marinum DSM 16307 encodes these proteins:
- a CDS encoding carbohydrate ABC transporter permease, producing the protein MEQNAETRRMLPDSEAQPKRKEDRPLKMAPPSKKKTNKRFARGLIYTALILLAIVCFIPFLMMIVNATRTNGEIMAGFSLLPGTALAENYATLSEYINIWNGFKNSLIISVSVTVLSGYFSALTAYGFSFYNFKGKNAMFIFMLVMMMVPAQLGLIGFYEISKTLGILDTFIPLIVPAIATPFTVFFIRQYTQATLHISLIEAARIDGASELRIFHTIALPMMMPAIATMSIFTFIGSWNNYLMPLVLLFSPEKYTLPVLMGFLKGSQVAENLGSLYLGIAISVVPIMIAFLFLSKYIVSSISAGAVKE; encoded by the coding sequence ATGGAACAAAATGCAGAAACACGGCGTATGCTTCCTGATAGCGAAGCGCAGCCGAAACGTAAAGAAGACCGTCCACTCAAAATGGCGCCACCTTCGAAGAAAAAAACAAACAAACGCTTTGCGCGAGGGTTGATCTATACAGCACTGATCCTCCTCGCCATCGTCTGCTTCATCCCGTTCCTCATGATGATCGTCAACGCGACACGGACGAACGGAGAAATCATGGCTGGTTTCTCACTTCTCCCGGGGACGGCGCTCGCAGAGAACTATGCGACGCTCAGCGAATACATTAACATCTGGAACGGCTTCAAGAACAGTTTGATCATCTCGGTATCGGTGACGGTGCTGTCTGGTTACTTCTCAGCCCTCACGGCGTACGGCTTCTCGTTCTACAATTTCAAAGGGAAGAATGCGATGTTCATCTTCATGCTCGTCATGATGATGGTGCCGGCACAACTTGGACTCATCGGATTTTACGAGATCTCGAAGACGCTCGGCATTCTCGATACGTTCATCCCATTGATCGTCCCGGCGATTGCGACACCATTCACCGTCTTCTTCATCCGTCAGTACACGCAAGCGACGCTTCACATCAGCTTGATTGAAGCGGCACGGATTGACGGTGCGAGCGAGCTGCGTATTTTCCACACCATCGCACTTCCGATGATGATGCCGGCGATTGCGACGATGTCGATCTTTACGTTCATCGGCTCGTGGAACAACTACTTGATGCCACTTGTCCTCTTGTTCTCTCCTGAGAAATACACGTTGCCTGTCTTGATGGGCTTCTTGAAAGGATCACAAGTCGCAGAGAACCTTGGCTCGCTTTACCTAGGCATCGCGATCTCGGTCGTCCCGATCATGATTGCCTTCTTGTTCCTCTCGAAGTACATCGTCAGCAGTATTTCGGCAGGTGCTGTCAAAGAATAA
- a CDS encoding carbohydrate ABC transporter permease codes for MKKLDRYGYLFIAPFWVVFLTFSIYPVLLTLYYSFTNYTGSPGEEVVGFANYARLLTDTYFIEAFFNTIKIWGINFVLQIGVALLLALIFSDLRLKLKGLSFFRSFFYLPNLITISSVALLFGILLDWQHGSLNMVLMKIGLISDPINWLAEPVTAQLSVSLILTWMWFGHSFIIVMAGVSGISTDYFEAAHIDGANRWQMFTKVTLPLLKPILLYIMITSLIGGLQLFDLPMLITDGIGSPDGSLNTMVLYLYNQAFKYNNYGYASAVAYGLFLITLIFSAIVFKGMFRNERTAQKKGA; via the coding sequence GTGAAAAAACTAGATCGTTACGGCTATCTGTTCATCGCCCCGTTCTGGGTCGTCTTCTTGACGTTCAGCATCTATCCGGTCCTCTTAACGCTTTACTATAGCTTTACGAACTATACGGGAAGCCCAGGTGAAGAGGTCGTCGGGTTTGCGAACTATGCACGGTTGTTGACGGATACGTACTTTATCGAGGCGTTTTTCAACACCATCAAGATTTGGGGAATCAACTTCGTCTTGCAGATCGGGGTAGCACTTCTATTAGCACTCATCTTCTCGGATCTCCGTTTGAAGTTAAAAGGACTCTCGTTCTTCCGTTCGTTCTTCTATCTTCCTAACTTGATCACGATCAGTTCGGTCGCGCTCTTGTTCGGTATTTTGCTCGACTGGCAGCACGGTTCACTCAACATGGTGTTGATGAAAATCGGCTTGATTTCAGATCCAATCAACTGGTTGGCAGAACCGGTGACGGCACAGTTATCCGTTTCACTCATCTTGACATGGATGTGGTTCGGTCACTCCTTCATCATCGTCATGGCTGGAGTATCGGGCATCTCGACAGATTACTTTGAAGCCGCTCACATCGACGGTGCGAACCGCTGGCAGATGTTCACGAAAGTGACGTTGCCACTCTTAAAGCCGATTCTTCTCTACATCATGATTACGTCACTCATCGGTGGACTTCAGTTGTTCGACCTTCCGATGTTGATTACCGATGGAATTGGTTCACCAGACGGTTCATTGAACACGATGGTACTTTATTTGTACAACCAAGCCTTCAAGTACAACAACTACGGCTACGCATCTGCGGTCGCTTACGGCCTATTCTTGATTACGCTCATCTTCTCGGCGATCGTCTTCAAAGGTATGTTCCGCAATGAACGCACAGCACAGAAGAAGGGGGCGTAA
- a CDS encoding ABC transporter substrate-binding protein, with protein sequence MRKLVSLLTLGALSVGVLSGCSDSEGGASESKDDVLKVWSFTDELKEPIKTYEEKNGVKVELTIVPIADYPTKLKPALESGVGAPDVFTGEIAFLKQWVDAGYWENLSDEPYSVDEIADNYVPYVFDLGKDKDGNVRALSWQTTPGGVYYKRSLAKEVLGTDDPTEIGDMMSSMDGVFEVAEKMKQKGYKMFPDEGSIRWFSQGANPEAWVNDKNELVLTEDKINYMDYAKELREKQYTALAPEWSPSWFEGMDKPIKVKENGKETETQVFSYVLPTWGLHSVLKENAKDTAGDWAVTSGPSPYFWGGTWLGVYKDSKNKEAAYDFVKLMTQDEEFLTEWAQETGDVLAFNPVTDKIKDDFSEEFLGGQNNYEFFLDEADEITPGIVTKYDQQLDTLYGASVLQYVEGKKSKEEAIEEFKKQAKNAYPDIVVD encoded by the coding sequence ATGCGTAAATTAGTCAGCTTACTTACACTCGGAGCACTTTCAGTTGGCGTCTTGAGCGGCTGCTCAGACAGTGAAGGCGGAGCTTCAGAATCAAAAGATGACGTTTTAAAAGTTTGGTCATTTACGGACGAGTTAAAAGAACCAATTAAAACATATGAAGAGAAAAACGGTGTCAAAGTTGAATTGACAATCGTTCCAATCGCAGACTATCCAACGAAGTTGAAGCCAGCTCTTGAAAGCGGCGTCGGCGCACCAGACGTCTTCACAGGAGAAATCGCCTTCCTCAAACAATGGGTCGACGCTGGATATTGGGAAAACCTTTCAGACGAGCCGTACAGTGTCGATGAGATCGCAGACAACTATGTCCCTTACGTCTTTGACCTCGGGAAAGACAAAGACGGAAACGTTCGCGCTCTCTCATGGCAAACGACACCAGGTGGCGTTTACTACAAACGTAGCCTAGCAAAAGAAGTGCTCGGTACAGATGACCCGACTGAAATCGGTGACATGATGAGCTCGATGGACGGCGTCTTCGAAGTTGCTGAAAAAATGAAACAAAAAGGATACAAGATGTTCCCGGATGAAGGTTCAATTCGTTGGTTCTCACAAGGGGCAAACCCAGAAGCGTGGGTTAACGACAAGAACGAACTCGTCTTGACGGAAGATAAGATCAACTACATGGATTATGCGAAGGAACTTCGTGAGAAGCAATACACGGCTCTCGCACCGGAATGGTCACCATCTTGGTTCGAAGGAATGGATAAGCCGATCAAAGTGAAAGAGAACGGAAAAGAGACAGAAACACAAGTCTTCTCGTATGTCCTTCCAACTTGGGGTCTCCACTCTGTATTAAAAGAGAACGCGAAGGATACTGCAGGTGACTGGGCTGTAACTAGCGGACCAAGCCCATACTTCTGGGGCGGCACGTGGCTTGGCGTTTACAAAGATTCTAAAAACAAAGAAGCAGCTTACGACTTCGTCAAACTCATGACGCAAGATGAAGAGTTCTTGACAGAGTGGGCACAAGAAACAGGCGACGTACTTGCCTTCAACCCGGTTACAGACAAAATCAAAGACGATTTCAGTGAAGAGTTCCTCGGCGGACAGAACAACTATGAGTTCTTCCTCGACGAAGCAGATGAGATTACTCCAGGAATCGTCACGAAATACGACCAACAGCTCGACACGCTTTATGGTGCATCGGTCCTTCAATATGTAGAAGGTAAGAAGTCGAAAGAAGAAGCGATTGAGGAGTTCAAGAAACAAGCGAAAAACGCTTACCCAGACATCGTTGTAGACTGA
- a CDS encoding LacI family DNA-binding transcriptional regulator, which translates to MGTIYDLAKKTGFSITTVSKALNNYKDVSDKTRAKILQAAAEMDYLPNAHAQSLSTKKSWAIGVMFSEANEVGMKHPFFNGIIESFRHATEEQGYDLIFASRNLRNRDMSYLEHFKHRAVDGIVVICSDRMDEQVQELMRSDIPIVVVDMDSANCSVVYSDNIEGARLAVNYLHELGHQKIAHIAGDETIDAGAARIKGYELAMQELNLPIRPGYLVNAGFFSVEEGKQAMERLLELDDRPTAVFVAGDQMAIGVIDAIHEHGLHVPNDISVIGYDDIEMIQYITPKLTTIRQDTDEIGEAAAELLLEQMTVKERLTERRIIPVRLVERASCAPVKQ; encoded by the coding sequence ATGGGTACGATTTATGATTTAGCCAAAAAAACAGGATTCTCAATCACGACAGTGTCCAAAGCGTTGAACAATTACAAAGACGTGAGCGACAAGACGAGAGCGAAAATTCTTCAAGCCGCTGCTGAGATGGACTACTTGCCGAACGCACATGCCCAGTCGTTATCGACGAAAAAATCATGGGCGATCGGGGTCATGTTCTCAGAGGCGAACGAAGTCGGGATGAAACACCCGTTCTTCAACGGAATCATCGAAAGTTTTCGTCACGCGACAGAGGAGCAAGGCTACGATTTGATTTTCGCCTCGCGGAATCTGCGCAATCGTGACATGAGTTATCTCGAACACTTCAAACACCGTGCGGTCGACGGCATCGTCGTCATCTGCTCGGACCGAATGGATGAGCAAGTTCAGGAGCTCATGCGAAGCGACATCCCAATCGTCGTCGTCGATATGGACAGCGCCAATTGTAGCGTCGTCTATTCCGATAACATCGAAGGGGCGCGCCTCGCTGTGAATTACCTCCATGAACTCGGTCACCAAAAAATTGCCCACATCGCTGGGGATGAAACAATTGACGCCGGAGCGGCGCGAATCAAAGGATATGAACTTGCGATGCAAGAACTGAACCTTCCGATTCGACCAGGCTACCTCGTCAACGCCGGTTTCTTCTCAGTCGAGGAAGGGAAGCAAGCGATGGAACGATTGCTTGAACTAGACGATCGACCGACTGCAGTCTTTGTGGCCGGGGATCAAATGGCGATCGGTGTCATCGATGCGATTCACGAACATGGTCTTCACGTTCCGAATGACATCTCGGTCATCGGATACGACGATATTGAAATGATCCAATACATCACGCCGAAACTGACCACGATTCGCCAAGATACGGACGAAATCGGGGAAGCGGCAGCAGAACTCTTACTTGAACAGATGACCGTGAAAGAGCGACTTACAGAACGTCGCATCATTCCGGTACGCTTAGTCGAACGGGCGTCTTGTGCGCCAGTTAAACAGTAA
- a CDS encoding TetR/AcrR family transcriptional regulator yields MKEKKRKVADIAMSLFIENGVQHTSVQEIIDRANISKGTFYNYFSSKTDCVASILENLRYDAGQRRIEMQMGRDKRDRDVFIEQISILIQLNEERNLHALFESIMSSNENELKKLVLQHRIYEIEWIAMRLTEIIGESVRPYSMELTVLFNGMLQHILFTNRITNAAYSPQKVVRSLYTYVELIAARMMETGEHVLNPVTVEQMRGTTDKHLVTIEELNEMAARIEEHVEMTEEQRDLFDAISHELKQERLRKIILEQLLKPFQRLFKGVTGETEVQKFTNLVWLYTRTH; encoded by the coding sequence ATGAAAGAGAAAAAGAGAAAAGTCGCAGACATTGCCATGTCTCTCTTCATTGAAAATGGAGTGCAACACACATCGGTGCAAGAGATTATTGATCGTGCCAATATCTCCAAAGGGACGTTTTATAACTATTTCTCATCGAAGACGGATTGTGTCGCCAGTATCCTCGAGAACTTACGATATGATGCAGGGCAGCGCCGGATTGAGATGCAGATGGGGCGGGATAAACGAGATCGTGACGTATTTATCGAGCAAATCTCGATATTGATTCAATTGAACGAAGAACGGAACTTGCATGCGTTATTTGAATCGATCATGTCGTCAAACGAGAATGAATTGAAGAAACTCGTACTCCAACATCGCATTTATGAAATTGAGTGGATTGCGATGCGTTTGACGGAAATCATTGGAGAATCCGTGAGACCATATTCGATGGAATTGACGGTGCTCTTCAATGGGATGTTGCAACATATCTTGTTTACGAACCGAATCACGAATGCCGCTTACTCTCCTCAAAAGGTCGTGCGCAGTTTATATACGTATGTCGAATTGATTGCCGCACGAATGATGGAGACAGGGGAGCATGTCTTAAATCCGGTCACGGTCGAGCAAATGCGTGGGACGACAGATAAACATCTTGTCACAATCGAAGAATTGAACGAGATGGCTGCTCGCATCGAAGAGCATGTCGAGATGACGGAAGAACAACGAGATTTGTTTGATGCAATCTCACATGAACTGAAACAGGAACGCCTTCGGAAAATTATCTTAGAGCAGTTGTTGAAGCCGTTCCAGCGTCTATTTAAAGGCGTGACAGGCGAGACAGAAGTACAAAAGTTTACGAATCTCGTCTGGTTGTATACGCGGACACATTAA
- a CDS encoding DHA2 family efflux MFS transporter permease subunit, protein MKPEFQKKPPYVMLAVLFAGAFIAFLNNSLLNVALPSIMVDLEIADYSTVQWLATGFMLVTGVLVPASAYLITRFSNRSLFITSMSIFAIGTAIAAFSPSFGWLLSGRMIQAVGASTMGPLLMNVMLVSFPREKRGMAMGIFGLVMISAPAIGPTLSGYIVEYYDWRVLFEMILPLAIIGLALAFWKAENVMVQNKDQSLDYLSLVLSTLGFGGILYGVSSASSDGWDNPIVLTTMIVGAISLIAFIYRQLHMEKPLLDLRAYKHPMFALASVIAMVNAVAMFSGMILTPAYVQSVRGISPLDSGLMLLPGAIIMGIMSPITGKLFDRFGPKFLALTGLTITAVSTYMLANVQLDSTYTYIVLTYTLRMFGMSMVMMPIMTNGLNQLPTRLNPHGTAINNTAQQVSGAIGTAVLVTIMNSVTRTEAESLMTGIDPATLTESSMGAITQQALLSGIQYSFYVALGMNLLALVLAFFVKRVDVRKFDDQVETVEELKQAN, encoded by the coding sequence ATGAAACCAGAATTCCAAAAGAAACCGCCTTACGTTATGTTGGCGGTCCTCTTTGCGGGTGCGTTCATCGCATTTTTAAACAACTCATTACTCAACGTCGCACTCCCATCGATCATGGTCGATCTCGAGATTGCAGACTACTCGACCGTACAATGGCTTGCGACAGGCTTTATGCTCGTGACAGGTGTACTCGTCCCGGCATCCGCCTATTTAATCACTCGTTTTTCTAACCGAAGCTTGTTCATCACCTCGATGAGTATATTCGCCATCGGTACGGCTATCGCCGCATTTTCACCAAGCTTCGGCTGGCTGTTGAGCGGTCGGATGATTCAAGCCGTCGGCGCATCGACAATGGGGCCACTCTTGATGAACGTCATGCTCGTCAGCTTCCCACGTGAAAAACGTGGAATGGCGATGGGAATCTTCGGGCTCGTCATGATCTCGGCACCTGCGATCGGGCCGACACTCTCAGGTTATATCGTCGAGTACTATGATTGGCGCGTCTTATTCGAAATGATTTTACCGCTCGCCATCATCGGTCTCGCGCTCGCTTTTTGGAAAGCGGAAAACGTCATGGTCCAAAACAAAGACCAGTCACTCGACTACTTGTCGCTCGTCTTATCTACACTCGGATTTGGTGGAATTTTGTACGGAGTCAGCTCGGCAAGCTCGGACGGTTGGGATAACCCAATCGTCTTAACGACGATGATTGTCGGTGCCATCTCATTGATCGCCTTCATCTACCGTCAGCTCCATATGGAAAAACCATTGCTCGACTTGCGTGCTTACAAACATCCGATGTTTGCTCTCGCGTCAGTCATTGCGATGGTCAACGCGGTCGCCATGTTCTCCGGTATGATTTTGACGCCGGCTTACGTCCAAAGCGTACGTGGTATCTCACCACTCGATTCAGGGCTCATGCTTCTTCCTGGTGCGATCATCATGGGAATCATGTCGCCGATCACAGGTAAACTGTTTGACCGATTCGGGCCAAAATTTTTGGCACTTACCGGATTGACAATCACCGCCGTATCGACGTACATGCTTGCAAACGTCCAGCTCGATTCAACGTATACGTACATCGTCTTAACGTACACGTTGCGTATGTTTGGGATGTCGATGGTCATGATGCCGATCATGACTAATGGACTGAATCAGTTACCGACTCGCCTCAACCCGCACGGAACGGCTATCAACAACACGGCCCAACAAGTATCCGGTGCGATTGGTACGGCAGTACTCGTGACCATCATGAACTCAGTGACACGCACAGAAGCTGAATCACTGATGACAGGAATCGATCCTGCGACACTCACAGAAAGTTCGATGGGTGCTATCACTCAGCAAGCCCTCTTGTCTGGGATTCAATATTCATTTTACGTCGCACTCGGGATGAACCTCTTGGCGCTCGTCCTTGCGTTCTTCGTGAAGCGCGTAGATGTTCGTAAGTTTGATGACCAAGTAGAAACTGTGGAAGAATTAAAACAAGCGAATTAA
- a CDS encoding CRISPR-associated endonuclease Cas3'' — protein sequence MDYIAHVRSSDHAIQTVKEHLLDAQELAEKWGIALNISKVCGLAALLHDLGKYSDAFQDYIRRATSGEKATRGEVDHATAGGRLLFDMLKGTSETKQLLAEIVSNAIISHHGNLHDYVSGEESPFLKRVEMRALEEYELCKYRFFDEVMSESDLNRYVESAHLEMLEYFKKVGQT from the coding sequence GTGGATTACATTGCACATGTTCGATCATCTGACCATGCGATTCAAACTGTCAAAGAACACCTGTTAGATGCCCAAGAACTTGCCGAAAAGTGGGGGATTGCTTTAAACATTTCTAAAGTGTGTGGTCTGGCTGCTTTACTGCATGACCTAGGAAAGTATAGCGATGCTTTTCAGGACTATATACGTAGAGCTACCTCAGGAGAAAAAGCGACTCGTGGGGAAGTCGATCACGCAACTGCCGGAGGCCGTTTGCTTTTTGACATGCTGAAAGGTACGAGTGAAACGAAGCAATTACTGGCAGAGATAGTTAGCAATGCAATTATCTCACATCATGGGAATCTCCATGACTATGTATCAGGAGAAGAGTCTCCGTTTTTAAAACGAGTCGAAATGAGAGCGCTTGAAGAATATGAACTCTGTAAATATCGCTTCTTTGATGAAGTGATGTCTGAGTCTGATTTAAATCGATATGTTGAATCAGCTCATTTAGAAATGTTGGAATACTTTAAAAAAGTAGGACAGACTTGA
- a CDS encoding plasmid pRiA4b ORF-3 family protein — MYRAYQFKLSLMDGDEPIWRRFVIPAETNFKRLHDAIQLVMWWDDEHLAKFEDDLREPTFRFVLFPDEAYDHKEHLAYLKSKSELSEFERLMLSRLQRVKVRHMKNVKLPTIIEKHPVLYYTYDYGEDWTHELAFEGVIEDYPNPYPTVTEWVGETPHEGVGGWEGNQMIRKISDDPTHPEHEEYREASKGVQAFDVDKINHMLEVYVTLKK; from the coding sequence GTGTACAGAGCCTACCAGTTTAAATTGAGCTTAATGGATGGAGATGAACCGATATGGCGTCGTTTTGTCATTCCGGCCGAAACGAATTTCAAGCGACTCCATGATGCGATACAACTAGTGATGTGGTGGGATGATGAACATTTGGCAAAATTTGAAGACGATCTTCGAGAGCCGACGTTTCGCTTCGTCCTTTTCCCTGATGAGGCCTATGATCACAAAGAACATCTCGCCTATCTAAAGAGTAAATCAGAATTGAGCGAGTTTGAGCGTCTTATGTTGAGCCGTTTACAGCGAGTGAAAGTAAGGCACATGAAAAATGTTAAACTTCCAACAATTATTGAGAAGCATCCGGTTCTTTACTACACGTACGATTACGGAGAAGACTGGACGCATGAGCTAGCGTTTGAGGGAGTGATTGAAGACTATCCTAATCCATACCCAACTGTGACGGAGTGGGTTGGAGAGACACCTCACGAAGGCGTTGGAGGTTGGGAAGGAAATCAGATGATTCGGAAAATTTCGGACGACCCGACACATCCAGAGCATGAAGAATATAGAGAAGCGTCAAAAGGTGTTCAGGCGTTTGATGTCGATAAAATCAATCACATGCTGGAAGTGTATGTGACGTTAAAAAAATAA
- a CDS encoding glucosaminidase domain-containing protein yields MKKVFCLMIAFLLITSSLLSTASIVEAAPKKQNRAIMGVSALTPQQMADYVKKKNPRDVRLAKTSVEDLAKLFFIIGAKEGVRGDVAFAQALKETGYFRYGGDVLPKQHNYSGIGTTGNGVKGHFFRSPLQGVTAQIQHLKAYASNDALNTKQVDPRFHLVKRGSAKTWPSLHQKWAMQPKGNYGDEILSIYQEMSKTPKRVAKTKR; encoded by the coding sequence ATGAAAAAAGTGTTTTGCTTGATGATCGCATTTCTGCTGATCACATCTTCTCTTCTCTCGACCGCATCAATCGTTGAGGCGGCCCCGAAGAAGCAGAATCGTGCTATTATGGGAGTATCGGCTTTGACTCCGCAACAAATGGCGGATTACGTAAAAAAGAAGAATCCTCGTGATGTCCGGCTCGCGAAAACGTCTGTCGAAGATTTGGCGAAACTCTTCTTCATCATCGGCGCTAAGGAAGGCGTTCGTGGGGATGTCGCCTTCGCACAAGCATTGAAAGAGACCGGCTATTTCCGTTATGGCGGCGATGTCCTTCCGAAGCAGCACAACTACTCCGGAATCGGGACGACTGGAAATGGCGTAAAAGGTCACTTTTTCCGTTCTCCACTTCAAGGAGTGACTGCTCAAATTCAACATCTAAAAGCATACGCTTCAAACGATGCATTGAATACGAAACAAGTCGACCCACGCTTCCATCTCGTCAAGCGAGGCTCTGCGAAGACGTGGCCATCTCTTCACCAAAAGTGGGCCATGCAGCCGAAAGGAAATTACGGGGATGAGATTCTTTCGATTTATCAAGAAATGTCGAAAACACCAAAACGTGTCGCTAAAACAAAAAGATGA
- a CDS encoding ABC transporter permease, translating into MRNLAKRVIFQTLNDKRSVALILIAPLLILTLVYFLLGDSDYVPTVVLDDNAPEQLVDAFKDETLEVEQALFDDPKAYIEDNEHVDAVFEMDQEGTTITLREPSTKSSKAVGEIQDALTTLNPAAEIDTSFVYGEEGQSTFDSFGFVFLSLFSFFFVFILSAMALVKERSGGTLERLLMTPIKRGQVILGYTLGYGTFAVIQSIFIVLYSIYVLGLSSLGNMAWVMLTMLLMAGTAVLFGATISVFARSELQVVQMIPFTIIPQVFFSGLIPLDLIPYGLGNLSYIMPIFYGATAIKEVMIYGSGFSGIWMYLLGLILYAGVLYLLNMRALGKYRGH; encoded by the coding sequence ATGCGTAACTTAGCGAAACGTGTTATCTTTCAGACGTTAAATGATAAGCGAAGCGTCGCCTTGATTTTGATTGCGCCACTTCTCATTTTGACACTCGTCTACTTCCTACTCGGTGACTCGGATTACGTGCCGACTGTCGTCCTCGACGACAACGCACCCGAACAGCTCGTCGATGCGTTTAAAGACGAGACGCTCGAAGTGGAACAGGCATTGTTCGATGATCCAAAAGCATATATCGAAGACAATGAACACGTCGATGCCGTCTTTGAAATGGATCAGGAAGGAACGACCATCACGTTACGTGAACCGTCGACGAAGTCGTCGAAGGCGGTTGGTGAGATTCAAGATGCGTTGACGACGCTCAATCCTGCAGCTGAAATCGATACGTCATTCGTCTATGGAGAAGAAGGACAGTCGACGTTCGATTCGTTCGGCTTCGTCTTCCTATCCCTCTTCTCGTTCTTCTTCGTGTTCATCCTATCTGCGATGGCACTCGTCAAAGAACGGAGTGGGGGCACACTCGAACGACTCTTGATGACCCCAATCAAACGAGGACAGGTCATTTTAGGATATACGCTCGGGTACGGAACGTTTGCGGTGATTCAGTCAATTTTCATCGTACTCTATTCGATTTATGTGCTCGGTCTGTCTTCGCTCGGGAATATGGCGTGGGTCATGTTGACGATGCTACTCATGGCGGGGACCGCGGTACTCTTCGGGGCGACCATCTCGGTGTTTGCCCGGTCGGAACTGCAAGTCGTACAGATGATCCCGTTCACGATCATCCCGCAAGTGTTCTTCTCGGGACTCATCCCACTCGATTTGATTCCATATGGTCTCGGGAACTTGAGTTACATCATGCCAATCTTTTACGGGGCAACAGCGATCAAGGAAGTCATGATTTACGGGAGTGGTTTCTCAGGGATTTGGATGTATTTACTCGGGCTGATTTTATATGCAGGTGTCTTGTATCTTTTGAACATGCGAGCGCTCGGGAAATACAGAGGACATTGA
- a CDS encoding ABC transporter ATP-binding protein: MNIQLQHVEKSFGDQLAIDNIDFTIPSGEICCLLGPSGSGKTTLIRLMIGALAPDKGSVHIGETKMPNMDMLQQIGFMPQNDGLYEDLSAEANLAFFGSIYKLGKKALQERITEVLDLVDLANDRHKLVRNFSGGMKKRLSLAIAILHKPDVLFLDEPTVGIDPILRRQIWDQFQTIRAEGTTIIVSTHVMDEVLECDRAALVYNGRLIAYDHVQALLDQTENGRVEELFLIAGKEEVGDHA, translated from the coding sequence ATGAACATTCAACTGCAACACGTTGAGAAGTCGTTCGGCGACCAGCTCGCCATCGACAACATCGACTTTACCATTCCATCCGGTGAGATTTGTTGCTTACTCGGACCATCTGGATCGGGGAAGACGACCCTCATCCGACTCATGATCGGTGCCCTCGCACCGGACAAAGGAAGTGTCCATATCGGTGAAACGAAAATGCCAAACATGGACATGCTCCAACAAATCGGATTTATGCCGCAGAACGATGGCTTGTACGAAGACTTGTCGGCCGAGGCGAACCTCGCCTTCTTCGGATCAATCTATAAGTTAGGGAAAAAGGCGCTCCAAGAACGCATCACCGAAGTGCTCGACCTTGTCGATTTAGCGAACGACCGGCATAAGCTCGTCCGTAATTTTTCAGGCGGGATGAAGAAACGTCTTTCCTTGGCTATCGCCATTTTGCATAAGCCAGATGTGTTGTTTCTTGATGAACCGACGGTCGGAATTGACCCGATTTTACGCCGCCAGATTTGGGATCAGTTTCAAACGATTCGAGCGGAAGGGACGACCATCATCGTCTCGACGCACGTCATGGACGAAGTGCTCGAGTGTGACCGGGCCGCACTCGTCTACAATGGACGATTGATTGCGTACGACCACGTGCAAGCCTTGCTCGACCAGACCGAAAACGGTCGCGTCGAAGAACTGTTCTTGATTGCCGGGAAAGAGGAGGTGGGTGACCATGCGTAA